From Solanum lycopersicum chromosome 4, SLM_r2.1:
TGCTTACTCATATGTTAACATGTCCAAAGATGCCCAAAGTTGTTGACAAAAGTCAAACTCAAATAGGCTTTCAATCTGTTCAAGAAGGGAATACATGTAATGTGATTGTTGTTTCCAGGAAATTTGAGCAAGAACAATGTAGGAGAGCTTTATGCCGCATGGTAATTGTGGATGAACTACCATTCAAGTTTGTCGAGAAGGAAGGttttaaaaactttatgaaAGTAGCGCAACCTCATTTCAAGATTCCTTCTCGTACCACTATGACACGTGATTGTTTTAAGTTTTATAATGAAGAAAAGCAAAAGTTGAAGAGAGTTTTCGGAGAAGCACGTCAAAAAGTATGTCTGACAACTGATACTTGGACCTCTTTGCAACAGATTAATTATATGTGTATCACTGCACATTGGATCGATAATGAATGGATTATGCATAAGAGGATAATCAGCTTCTGTCCAATTTCCAGCCATAAAGGTGAAAATATGGCTAATGAGATTATTAAGTGTTTGCATGATTGGGGCTTAGATATAATATTTACCATCACAGTCGATAACGCTAGTTCTAATGACGTGACTGTGAAAGAGTTGTCTAAGATGTTCACTAAACGGGGGATCAATTTCATGAATGGAGAACACCTTCATGTGAGGTGTATCGCGCATATTCTAAATCTTGCTGTTCAAGATGGTTTGAAGATGTCTGTTGTGTCTATTGAACGGGTTAGAAAAGCAGTTAAATACATAAGGTTGTCTCCTGCAAGGTGTAAAAGGTTCCAAAAATGTTGTGAAGATGTTGATATTAATTGTAAGAAATCTTTAAGTTTGGATGTTTCTACAAGATGGAACTCCACATACTTGATGTTAAATAGAGCTATTGAGTTTGAAAGTGCATTTTCCAGCTATTCTGCTCGTGATATTAGCTTGTTACATTACCTTAAGTTTGTTGAGGATGAAGATGGAAAGGATGAAAATGGAAGCGCTATTGGTGCCCTTTTGAGTGATGACTGGGACAATGTAAGAAAAATTgctaattttcttcaaattttttatgaatacGAGAGAAGTATCTGGATCACACTACGTCACAACAAACtcacattttcttaaaatttgtgAGGTTTCTTGTTATTTGAAACAATTGATATCAAACAAAGATGATAGTGATGATCTTTTGGGTAAAATTGCTtcaaatatgagaaaaaattgATAAGTATTGGGGTACTCCAAAGAAGATgaacaaaatgatttttatttattgcgtTTTGGATCCTCGTCACAATTTTGTTTCAGTTAGCTTTGCACTTCAAATGATGTTTGGGAAAGAAGCTCCAATTTTAGAGAAAAGAGTTGGAGACTACATGGAATTGTTGTTTGGTGAATATGTAAAGTCCCTTTCTAAAGATAAAGGTAGTCAACACTCTTCATCTTTATCTAGTTCTTCATTTGAAAATTCCAGTTCACTGCTTTCAAGTTCAGGCAGTGTTGTCCAATCGATAGGATCTTTAGGGACATTTATGGGTGATCTAATGAAACATAAAACTGAAAATACAACAACTGTCAAAACAGCATTGCAAAAATATTTTGCTGAAGAAAATGAAGTTGAAAGCAAGAACTTCAACATCTTGTCTTGGTGGAAAATAAACTCACCCAGATTTTCCGTTCTTGCTGAGATGGCTCGGAATGTGCTAGCTATTCCCATTTCAAGTGTGGCATTTGAGTGTGCGTTTAGTACTGGTGGACGTATCTTGGATTCATTTAGGAGTTCATTAACTCCTAAATTAGTGCAAACTCTAGTGTGCCTTCAAGATTGGATAAAAAGTGAATCACGACCTATAAGTGTTGAGGAAGATATAGATGTCCTCGAACAGCTTGAACAAGGTAATGATATTTTTGGTCATAAGCATATTTTTGATTGATTAACGTAAATTCTTTATAGATTTGGCTAATACTAACATTCTGGATGAGTAATGTGGAGTTAAAACTCTTCTTTTTTTGCACTTGATCTTGATATTTGGTAAGCCACTCTAGCTACAAGTTGCTCTAAGTAATGTATTCACTTGATTTTCAAAGCATAAGACTCTTTCAAGATAATAAATTAGGAAATGAGGTCAGATATTACATATTGTCAAGCTTAACTTACTCAACACATGATACATATTTACTAATTAGAAGTGTTTGGAGTTAATTAAGGGACGTGATGATACTATAAATGGATTAGTtgctaattaaaatagaattgtTAATTTAGTAATTGTGCCTAATAGTATGCAGCTTACCGTGTTATTTAAATGTGGATGTTATGCATTTATGGAGACTATTTCATTAAATATGTTCATCATCAAAGTGTGTTCAATTTTGTCATTAAATGTAAAGATGTACTCTAATAGTCTATTAAACTGGTGactgtctttttctttttcaggctatttgattttttggttaggaaattggtgagaactttgttgattatCTGGTGGATCAAGCAACTGTTCAAGATTGtctcattgaaatattttattttagttttaattctagttCGTAATTGTAGGCGATAGCTTTTGCAAGTTTCTAaatgttagtaatttgatcaacattcaaagtttcctattatgttttggcggtaagttggtaacatgtaattataacatgcgtactattatatattatttgatcgacATTTTTTTATTGGGTTAACCGAAAATTGAACCGATAACATCAAAAACCGATAAAttgaaaatcgataaaaaatttcttattggtTTGTTATGGGGTAAGCATATTTTAAAACCGAAAGCCAATAAACCGAACCGATAATATATAAAACCGAACCGAACTGACCGATGCACACACCTAGGTACCATAAGTGACATGTCTCCTCCAAAACGGTTATATAAATCACAGACACGAAACTCTTCTCTTTCCCTAATTACTTGTTACAAACCACAATTATGTTAAGTTAATAAATGAATTCTGAATTTTATAGGCTTTGAAAATTCTTGAGGAGTTCTACTACATTCCCTAcaataatcattttaattttgttaaagaatgacaaaaattcacattggtggttaatgagatgggtgaacTCTTTATAAGATTTGAACAATCCTCATCCCTTTGatctagcttttggggtgtaaGTTAGGCCAAAGACCTAATTTCAACAAGATATCAAAGCAGGGTCCGTCTCACTCGATAATGAGCccccaaaaaatcaaaattgtccaCGCACCAGATACTAAGCACTGGGTATGAGGTGGGtgttaaaaaatgacaaaagtcctACATcgatggttaatgagatgggtggactctttataaggcttagacaatcctcctccctttgagctaacttttggggagtgagttaggcctaagacctaatttctaACAACTTCCCCTTTGAAAACCAATTTTCTTACATATTCTCCATTAATAagcatttgtttttcttgagacaaaaataaataaattgtttttcttttttgtctaACTAGGACCAATTTGGGCCCCAACTTGTGGCCTTAAACAATTACTCTTCTAAATTCCAGTGGTTGTAACGTTCGTTAATCATTAATTAGTCGTTAcaattgataattcttttgtgacaataatttaaattaaactagcAAAAATATATGTCTATCTTCCTATTAGTACGGATAAATACGTACAGaagatatattttctttcttcacaAGAAGTAGGTGTTCTCgtgaagaaaatatatatatattttttaatatctttgaATCTCCAATATGTCCCACAGTTTCATGCATGGATATAGTGTATTAGTTTACTTTTCATGTACTTttaaatttcctttttgaaaatggagaaattttcataaataagtataattttattataattataaataatagctataattaatctaattataatcatttacaataattttaggGAGTAAAGAGTTCGAAATAGAGAAATGAAGCGAAATATCAAAAGAGATAGAGGAGAGAGGAGTCGCAATCAGGTTGTATCTCAATCTAAAATAGGATACAACATATACATAGTTTTATTTCTATCTCAATTCTCAAATATCTCGTGTGTCGCTCCTCTCTCTCAAGCTCTCATATGGATACATATATTAGCTTTGACTAAGATGTTAGTGTACATCTTATCACccctaaaataaatatacatatataatatatatcaatttttgtgATACACAAATGAAAAACATTGATACAATGTTTGGAATTTGCATCACCCCGAAATTAAATACACATACATTTATTCTGATCATaagtatatcaattttttattatacatatatataattggtTGTATCAGTATGTATCAACCGATCAAAATACATCTTTTTTCTGATATATAGATACAATTGACTATAtaatttggaaaaattacatgGGATGAGAAACATCTctaagtaattatataataagggtatagtttaatttatttactttcaataattataattttatttttttgtcatgaTTAATGGGACCCACCACTTCTTTTTATACGGTAAAAGACCtttttttgagtttgtatataattatatacaaatcaaTTTTATCTTTCCTATCCCATTCCACCTCTTTCTCTTATAATCACTCCTCCTCTCCtattttgaattgtcaaaaATTTCACGTTCTCCTTCAAATATTTCGTTCAATTTTCACAGATAACCGTCAAAATATAGCcgtgaatcaattttttttgtcgtTTCCTTCTTcaacaattgtatatatattgtgcttctttgttttttcatttttttttaaaaaaaaatcgttCTAATTATTTGATTGTAagcttttcaaaatcaaaatggaTGCATCATCTCCATCTATGAGGTTTACCACAATATGTCATTGCATGTCAATACTGTTGACAAATTACCCTCGTTTTCAATTGGTTTGactcaagattttggggttAATGTAGGGCTATGGCAAAAATCAAACAAGTTCAAGATGAACATCAATGGAAGAAATGAgatccaagaaaaaaaaatataatggcAATTCAGAAAGTTATTAACAACGCCATAGTTAGCggcattaaaattattaaaggaGGAACTAAGAGAAAAGCCATAACAAGCGAATCAGAGGTGAGTGAACCTGAAATTGACAGATCTGAAGAACATCAAGATCATCAAGTACCAGCTTAGAATACAATTTTAGATAAAATATTCTATTACTTATGtgcaaatatacataaaatgtatgtttaagtaatttttgtatatgcataattgtatatagtatgtTGCATGTTTAATTCAAACGtgttttagttatttatgtATTCCCATTAGATATATAAACGAAAGACATAAAAGAATACTTTAAGTAGATGTGTAGTTTATGCTAAAGTTATATTGTACTTAATTATTGGAATTTGTATATTCCGTtagttttatacaaattatttaagttatttatataatgacttgTATACTAGTTAATAAGTATAGAGTGAATTGTATACTAAAGACAATTGTatatagtttacaaatatatatatatatatatatatatatatatatgtatgtatatatgtatgtatgtatgtatgtatatatatataagtataacaatagattgtaatttgtaaatatcatatatacaatTGACATAAGAATTTTGTACTACaagtttaattagtaataacaaaattaaattacactCATTTTCGTGTGctcatatacaaatacattgcagctaaaatttttttaaaaaaattactcaatttcaTAAATGTATATAATTGTCTCATACGACTTTGTATATACTACACTTACATACATTTCAACACATACATTACTGcataaatttgtatataaatattagaaaacaGAAACGGATTTTATACAACTATATTACAAAATACTCAATTTCATAAATGTATACAATTGTCTCATACTCATTCACATATactaaattaatatacattTGAACATACACATTACTGCAGTATATAAATCTTTAAACATATATacaaacatatacaatatacatTCAAACCATTTTTCATAAACAAGCCAGATTATCATATGTACAATTACACTGGGGATATATACAAAGTCACAGGCACAAATGATTACACGTAAATCCAAGATTGTATAtacaagagaaaattgtataattacatttttatgCAATCTACAACACCATAACagataaaatttgttttataatttCAGTATTTTCGATATTCTAAACAATTGTATAATATATTGCAATTCAAACATAAAGTTTTCTTCAATGAAACATTACATGTCTTTGAATATgtcaaaaaattgattaaaatgatGCCTCAGTGATGCATAGAAACAAGTTGGTTCTATCTTTCAATCGATGTAGAAttcttttttggaaaaaaaaattgattttgaacATTTACCTTAAATTATggcattatttaaatttattgttaccTTATTTAAGGTTATCGTTACTATTCatgtaaaaaaattgttgtataaattataaaaaaaaaaatattttatacaaatttaaagcTACCTAACAAACCAAACTATACCTATTGAATGTAACTATGCAATCTATTTTCATTTAatgat
This genomic window contains:
- the LOC104647033 gene encoding zinc finger BED domain-containing protein RICESLEEPER 2-like produces the protein MAENISTDEVVILGDESINSNAMRQTQSVQPKVTKERKRRSRAWDNYGTFVDEEGNKKAKCKHCGQDYFADSVKNGTKAMLTHMLTCPKMPKVVDKSQTQIGFQSVQEGNTCNVIVVSRKFEQEQCRRALCRMVIVDELPFKFVEKEGFKNFMKVAQPHFKIPSRTTMTRDCFKFYNEEKQKLKRVFGEARQKVCLTTDTWTSLQQINYMCITAHWIDNEWIMHKRIISFCPISSHKGENMANEIIKCLHDWGLDIIFTITVDNASSNDVTVKELSKMFTKRGINFMNGEHLHVRCIAHILNLAVQDGLKMSVVSIERVRKAVKYIRLSPARCKRFQKCCEDVDINCKKSLSLDVSTRWNSTYLMLNRAIEFESAFSSYSARDISLLHYLKFVEDEDGKDENGSAIGALLSDDWDNVRKIANFLQIFYEYERISFALQMMFGKEAPILEKRVGDYMELLFGEYVKSLSKDKGSQHSSSLSSSSFENSSSLLSSSGSVVQSIGSLGTFMGDLMKHKTENTTTVKTALQKYFAEENEVESKNFNILSWWKINSPRFSVLAEMARNVLAIPISSVAFECAFSTGGRILDSFRSSLTPKLVQTLVCLQDWIKSESRPISVEEDIDVLEQLEQGNDIFGHKHIFD